The following proteins are co-located in the Gloeomargarita sp. SRBZ-1_bins_9 genome:
- a CDS encoding V4R domain-containing protein encodes MAASLLPENTLWWETAALDKKRHNHYDLNSFFRWDLARGTVTDWNGAVNFFASEDLITAFMDGLAEEVGDAAPVVLYQMGRQWGELDGQAFAGWFSEEFQRPLRQTNLLFLLETWWWPFTAQGWGRWEIDLSLQKQGFLLLNIFDSAIARTLGVVGKPVCHLYAGLFAGFLSYLVQQTLECAEIQCYSLGATYCRFVVGKAAAIQPVYGWVNQGLGVRDIEKRLAGGQAVCTTI; translated from the coding sequence ATGGCGGCAAGTTTATTGCCGGAAAACACCCTGTGGTGGGAAACGGCGGCGTTGGATAAAAAGCGGCACAACCACTATGACCTGAACAGCTTTTTCCGCTGGGATTTGGCCCGGGGAACGGTTACGGATTGGAACGGGGCGGTGAATTTTTTTGCCAGTGAGGACCTGATTACGGCGTTTATGGATGGGCTGGCGGAGGAGGTGGGGGATGCGGCGCCGGTGGTGCTCTACCAAATGGGGCGGCAGTGGGGGGAGTTGGATGGCCAGGCCTTTGCGGGCTGGTTTAGTGAGGAATTTCAACGCCCCTTACGCCAGACCAATTTGCTGTTTTTGTTAGAGACCTGGTGGTGGCCGTTTACCGCTCAAGGTTGGGGGCGCTGGGAAATTGACCTGTCGCTGCAAAAGCAGGGGTTTTTGCTGCTCAACATCTTCGATTCGGCGATTGCCCGCACGCTGGGGGTGGTGGGGAAACCGGTGTGTCACCTGTACGCGGGGTTGTTTGCCGGTTTCTTGAGCTATCTGGTGCAGCAGACCCTGGAGTGCGCGGAAATCCAGTGCTACTCCTTGGGGGCGACCTACTGCCGGTTTGTGGTGGGCAAGGCAGCGGCGATTCAACCGGTGTACGGCTGGGTCAACCAGGGCCTGGGGGTGCGCGACATCGAAAAACGACTGGCCGGAGGGCAGGCGGTATGCACGACGATCTGA
- a CDS encoding PadR family transcriptional regulator, translating into MLELATLGLLRREPLHGYRLVKLLELLMGSCISVNYGAIYPLLRRLERRGDITSLSIQRGDAGPSRVIYQITPQGRERWLQLMLAEYRESWVNSRARFMVMLCFFGDLTPGQRQMLWQRRFDQCRRRLAQLQAAETQALFTDPYQRLALARAVEMVQQELTWLESLAQQEPLSQVQA; encoded by the coding sequence ATGTTGGAGTTGGCGACGCTGGGGCTGTTGCGGCGGGAGCCGTTGCATGGGTATCGCTTGGTGAAGTTACTGGAGCTGCTCATGGGCAGTTGTATCAGTGTCAACTACGGGGCGATTTACCCTTTGTTGCGGCGGTTGGAGCGGCGGGGGGACATCACCAGTTTGTCGATTCAGCGGGGAGATGCAGGACCGAGCCGGGTGATTTACCAAATCACGCCCCAGGGCCGGGAGCGTTGGTTGCAGTTGATGTTGGCGGAGTACCGGGAAAGCTGGGTCAACAGTCGGGCGCGGTTTATGGTGATGTTGTGTTTTTTTGGGGACTTGACGCCTGGGCAGCGGCAAATGCTCTGGCAACGGCGTTTTGACCAGTGTCGGCGGCGCTTGGCCCAACTGCAGGCGGCAGAAACCCAGGCTCTATTCACGGACCCCTACCAACGGTTGGCCTTGGCGCGGGCGGTGGAGATGGTGCAGCAGGAGTTGACGTGGCTGGAGTCCTTGGCCCAACAGGAGCCGTTATCGCAGGTGCAGGCATGA
- a CDS encoding efflux RND transporter periplasmic adaptor subunit produces MSKRLVWPRRGWVWWVTFLAVAGVGWWFYNRFVRVFLAISQLRPQPTLVALTRPQVETVAETSEFVARLDSRQAVTVQSQVSGRVARVLVQPGARVQAGQVLVQLDDQEQQAQVQSQQAAVANAQAAVQAAQLDVQAERATLQSLQANQQARQADVALAGQEAERFRQLFREGVISRQELDRQLNQQQVSQARLQEVQAQIRTQQAAIARAQARLIRAQADLQQAQANLARARANLAFYTIRAPFAGEVGDVPVKVGDVVNANTPLLTLADNRNLELNLDIPLERAADVRLGLLVELLDAQGQVRQRGQITFVSPTVNTQSQTVQVKANFANPQGQLRSDQFVRVRVVWREQPGVLVPVTAILRLGGKDFVFVAKPFAQSGCASVVSTSPGPPPQIKADELVAVQTPVQLGRIVGDKQEVVTGLTPNDRLVPTGILQLNHCAWIAEARQPSSPDGS; encoded by the coding sequence ATGAGCAAACGGTTGGTGTGGCCCCGGCGGGGGTGGGTCTGGTGGGTGACGTTCTTAGCCGTCGCGGGTGTGGGTTGGTGGTTCTACAACCGATTTGTGCGGGTGTTTTTGGCCATTAGCCAGTTGCGTCCCCAGCCGACGCTGGTGGCTCTGACCCGGCCCCAGGTGGAAACGGTGGCGGAGACGTCGGAATTTGTGGCCCGGTTGGATTCCCGGCAGGCGGTGACGGTGCAGTCCCAGGTGAGCGGGCGGGTGGCGCGGGTGCTGGTGCAACCGGGGGCCAGGGTGCAGGCGGGACAGGTGCTGGTGCAACTGGATGACCAGGAACAGCAGGCCCAGGTGCAAAGCCAGCAGGCGGCGGTGGCCAATGCCCAGGCGGCGGTGCAGGCAGCCCAGCTCGATGTCCAGGCGGAACGGGCAACGTTACAGTCCTTGCAGGCGAATCAGCAGGCCCGGCAGGCGGATGTGGCCTTGGCTGGGCAGGAGGCGGAACGGTTCCGGCAACTGTTTCGGGAGGGGGTCATCAGTCGTCAGGAGCTGGACCGGCAGCTCAACCAGCAACAGGTGTCCCAGGCGCGGCTGCAGGAGGTCCAGGCTCAAATCCGCACCCAACAGGCGGCGATTGCCCGTGCCCAAGCCCGGCTGATACGTGCCCAGGCGGATTTGCAGCAAGCCCAGGCTAATCTGGCCCGCGCCCGCGCCAATCTGGCTTTCTACACCATCCGCGCGCCCTTTGCCGGGGAAGTGGGGGATGTGCCGGTGAAGGTGGGGGATGTGGTCAATGCCAACACGCCCCTTTTGACCCTGGCCGATAACCGCAACCTGGAGTTGAACCTGGACATTCCCCTGGAGCGAGCGGCAGATGTGCGCCTGGGGTTGCTGGTGGAACTGTTAGATGCCCAGGGCCAGGTGCGCCAACGGGGACAGATTACCTTCGTTTCGCCAACGGTCAACACCCAAAGCCAGACGGTGCAGGTTAAAGCGAATTTCGCCAATCCCCAGGGACAGTTGCGCAGTGACCAGTTTGTACGGGTGCGGGTGGTCTGGCGCGAACAACCGGGGGTGCTGGTGCCGGTGACAGCCATTTTGCGCCTGGGAGGGAAAGATTTTGTGTTTGTGGCCAAACCTTTTGCCCAGTCGGGGTGTGCTAGTGTGGTCTCCACCAGTCCCGGACCGCCCCCCCAAATCAAGGCCGATGAGTTGGTGGCCGTGCAGACGCCGGTGCAGTTGGGTAGAATTGTGGGGGATAAGCAAGAGGTGGTGACGGGACTGACGCCGAACGACCGTTTGGTGCCCACCGGTATTTTGCAGCTGAATCACTGCGCCTGGATTGCCGAAGCACGTCAACCGTCATCCCCCGATGGATCATGA